The Streptomyces sp. NBC_01244 genome contains a region encoding:
- a CDS encoding YncE family protein — protein MSASRSSNRRALPALAAVAALALAALAAGPAPAAGAGLPTGAGAAGPAPREVLFVGNNWEGTADVLASTGNLAKVGRINMIPDKDERLREIYLNPVKLAYFLGVRATAGEGHDQFVDDMYTTPDGSAVVASRPSFADVVSIDVRTGRINWRFPVAGYRADHMAVSPDGTRVAVSASTANTVHVLDIASGRQAGSFATGDKPHENTFTRDGRFLWNSSIGDVTSALDAPWLDWTKGDRRITVADAQTLRPVRVIDMRARLDAFGRSDLSDAVRPMSFAPDESKLYFQVSFFNGFVEYDVAADRITRIKTLPENPATSTDRTTWVNDSRHHGMSMSPDGAKLCIAGTMDDYVTVVDRTTLEQGPLVPAAKPYWATVDGDGSGCVISESGADQVTAIDFATGTKRVSVPVGDHPQRVRLGHVPADWTGPAAR, from the coding sequence ATGTCTGCCAGCCGATCGAGTAACCGCCGTGCCCTGCCCGCCCTGGCGGCCGTGGCCGCGCTGGCGCTGGCCGCCCTCGCGGCGGGTCCCGCGCCCGCGGCGGGCGCCGGATTGCCGACGGGTGCCGGGGCCGCCGGCCCGGCCCCGCGCGAGGTCCTGTTCGTGGGCAACAACTGGGAGGGCACCGCCGACGTCCTCGCCTCCACCGGGAACCTGGCCAAGGTGGGCCGGATCAACATGATTCCGGACAAGGATGAGCGGCTCCGGGAGATCTACCTCAACCCGGTGAAGCTCGCCTACTTCCTGGGCGTCCGGGCCACCGCGGGCGAGGGCCACGACCAGTTCGTGGACGACATGTACACCACGCCGGACGGTTCCGCCGTCGTCGCCTCCCGCCCCAGCTTCGCCGACGTCGTCTCCATCGACGTCCGCACCGGACGGATCAACTGGCGCTTCCCCGTGGCCGGTTACCGCGCCGACCACATGGCGGTCTCCCCGGACGGCACCCGCGTGGCGGTCTCGGCCTCCACCGCCAACACCGTGCACGTCCTCGACATCGCCAGCGGCCGGCAGGCCGGCTCCTTCGCCACCGGTGACAAGCCGCACGAGAACACCTTCACCCGGGACGGCCGCTTCCTGTGGAACAGCTCCATCGGTGACGTGACCTCCGCCCTCGACGCGCCCTGGCTGGACTGGACGAAGGGCGACCGCAGGATCACGGTCGCCGACGCGCAGACCCTCCGCCCGGTCCGGGTGATCGACATGCGGGCCCGCCTGGACGCCTTCGGCCGCTCCGACCTGTCCGACGCGGTGCGGCCCATGTCCTTCGCCCCGGACGAGTCGAAGCTCTACTTCCAGGTGTCGTTCTTCAACGGCTTCGTCGAGTACGACGTGGCCGCCGACCGGATCACCCGGATCAAGACCCTCCCCGAGAACCCCGCCACCAGCACCGACCGCACCACCTGGGTCAACGACTCCCGCCACCACGGCATGTCCATGAGCCCGGACGGGGCCAAGCTGTGCATCGCGGGGACCATGGACGACTACGTGACCGTCGTGGACCGGACCACCCTGGAGCAAGGGCCGCTCGTACCCGCCGCCAAGCCGTACTGGGCCACCGTCGACGGCGACGGCTCCGGCTGCGTGATCTCCGAGAGCGGCGCCGACCAGGTCACGGCCATCGACTTCGCGACCGGCACCAAGCGGGTGTCCGTACCCGTCGGCGACCACCCGCAGCGGGTCCGGCTCGGGCACGTCCCGGCGGACTGGACGGGACCCGCGGCGCGCTGA
- a CDS encoding NCS2 family permease — MTQSSVEPKTSAEEAGEGSPTPAGQSWLDRYFHISKRGSNVGNEVRGGITTFMAMAYILLLNPLLLSGKDVAGTTMAPAALITATAFAACITTLLMGFVGKVPLALAAGLSVSGVLASQVAPQMTWPQAMGMCVIYGVVICLLVVTGLREMIMNAIPLALKHAITMGIGLFVALIGLVNAGFVGKGSEFGPPVTLGHGGELAGWPVLLFCVTLLVIFALQARKVPGAILIGIVGGTVLAAILNAVADIDAKAWKSGPPVLSGSAVSMPDFSLFGDVSFGGWGDVGVMTVGMIVFTLVLAGFFDAMATIIGVGTEAKLADDQGRMPGLSKALFIDGAGGAIGGVAGGSGQTVFVESATGVGEGARTGLASVVTGLFFALCLFFTPITQIVPGEVASAALVVIGAMMMQNARHVDWADSATSIPVFLTVVIMPFTYSITAGVAAGVISYVVIKLAQGKAREIGAFMWALTGIFLVFFALHPIEGWLGVS, encoded by the coding sequence ATGACCCAGTCCTCTGTAGAGCCCAAGACCAGTGCGGAGGAGGCCGGAGAAGGCTCTCCGACCCCCGCCGGTCAGTCCTGGCTCGACCGGTACTTTCACATCAGCAAGCGCGGATCCAACGTCGGCAACGAGGTTCGTGGCGGTATCACGACCTTCATGGCGATGGCGTACATCCTCCTGCTGAACCCCCTGCTCCTTTCGGGCAAGGACGTCGCGGGCACCACGATGGCCCCCGCGGCCCTGATCACCGCGACGGCCTTCGCCGCCTGCATCACCACGCTCCTCATGGGCTTCGTCGGCAAGGTGCCGCTGGCGCTCGCCGCCGGTCTTTCCGTGTCGGGCGTGCTCGCCTCGCAGGTCGCCCCGCAGATGACCTGGCCTCAGGCCATGGGCATGTGCGTGATCTACGGTGTCGTGATCTGTCTCCTGGTCGTCACCGGCCTCCGAGAGATGATCATGAACGCGATCCCGCTCGCGCTCAAGCACGCGATCACCATGGGCATCGGCCTCTTCGTGGCCCTCATCGGCCTCGTGAACGCGGGCTTCGTCGGCAAGGGCTCGGAATTCGGTCCCCCCGTCACCCTCGGTCACGGCGGAGAGCTCGCCGGCTGGCCCGTCCTGCTCTTCTGCGTGACCCTGCTCGTCATCTTCGCCCTGCAGGCCCGCAAGGTGCCCGGCGCGATCCTGATCGGCATCGTCGGCGGCACCGTCCTCGCGGCCATCCTGAACGCCGTCGCGGACATCGACGCGAAGGCCTGGAAGAGCGGCCCGCCGGTCCTCTCGGGCTCCGCGGTCTCCATGCCGGACTTCTCGCTCTTCGGTGACGTCTCCTTCGGCGGCTGGGGCGACGTCGGTGTCATGACGGTCGGCATGATCGTCTTCACCCTCGTGCTCGCCGGCTTCTTCGACGCGATGGCCACCATCATCGGCGTCGGTACCGAGGCCAAGCTGGCCGACGACCAGGGCCGCATGCCGGGCCTGTCCAAGGCGCTGTTCATCGACGGTGCCGGTGGCGCCATCGGTGGCGTAGCGGGTGGCTCCGGCCAGACCGTGTTCGTCGAGTCGGCCACCGGCGTCGGCGAGGGTGCCCGCACAGGCCTCGCCTCCGTCGTCACGGGTCTTTTCTTCGCCCTCTGCCTCTTCTTCACCCCGATCACGCAGATCGTCCCCGGTGAGGTCGCTTCCGCGGCCCTCGTGGTCATCGGCGCGATGATGATGCAGAACGCCCGCCACGTGGACTGGGCCGACAGCGCCACCTCGATCCCGGTCTTCCTGACCGTCGTGATCATGCCCTTCACGTACTCGATCACGGCCGGCGTCGCCGCCGGTGTCATCTCCTACGTCGTCATCAAGCTGGCGCAGGGCAAGGCGCGCGAGATCGGTGCCTTCATGTGGGCGCTGACCGGAATCTTCCTGGTCTTCTTCGCGCTCCACCCGATCGAGGGCTGGCTCGGGGTCAGCTGA
- a CDS encoding (2Fe-2S)-binding protein: MRVNFTVNGRQQEADDVWEGESLLYVLRERLGLPGSKNACEQGECGSCTVRLDGVPVCSCLVAAGQVEGRDVVTVEGLAEFAKQRDEHGHGGACGTGGGCGSKGGVTLDAAKQWQAKPGDSQTGEGVELSTIQQAFIDAGAVQCGFCTPGLLVQADALLEENPSPSDQDIRESLSGNLCRCTGYEKILDAVRLAAARQSEAV, translated from the coding sequence ATGCGCGTCAATTTCACTGTCAACGGCCGTCAGCAGGAAGCCGACGACGTCTGGGAGGGCGAGTCCCTTCTCTACGTCCTGCGCGAGCGCCTGGGCCTGCCCGGTTCGAAGAACGCCTGTGAGCAGGGCGAGTGCGGTTCCTGCACCGTCCGTCTCGACGGCGTGCCGGTCTGTTCCTGTCTGGTCGCGGCCGGTCAGGTCGAGGGCCGCGACGTCGTGACCGTCGAGGGCCTGGCGGAGTTCGCCAAGCAGCGCGACGAGCACGGCCACGGCGGTGCCTGCGGCACCGGCGGCGGCTGCGGCAGCAAGGGCGGCGTCACCCTGGACGCGGCCAAGCAGTGGCAGGCCAAGCCGGGCGACTCGCAGACCGGCGAGGGCGTCGAGCTCTCCACCATCCAGCAGGCGTTCATCGACGCCGGCGCCGTCCAGTGCGGTTTCTGCACCCCGGGCCTCCTGGTCCAGGCGGACGCGCTGCTGGAGGAGAACCCCTCCCCGTCCGACCAGGACATCCGTGAGTCCCTGTCCGGCAACCTCTGCCGCTGCACGGGCTACGAGAAGATCCTCGACGCGGTCCGCCTCGCGGCCGCCCGTCAGTCTGAGGCGGTCTGA
- a CDS encoding xanthine dehydrogenase family protein molybdopterin-binding subunit, whose protein sequence is MAQNTRTVPAGTPTNVTQKHTKGGIGESTLRPDGTLKVTGEFAYSSDMWHEDMLWGQTLRSPVAHAEIVSIDISEALAMPGVYSVLTYDDLPAEMKNYGLEIQDTPVLANGRVRHHGEPVALVAADHPETARRAAAKIKIDYRELPLVTDEASALAEGAPLIHEGRDDHHIGHVPHPNIVHRQPIIRGNVEEARKRADVIVEGEYTFGMQDQAFLGPESGLAVPSEDGGVELYVATQWLHSDLQQIAPVLGLPPEKVRMTLSGVGGAFGGREDISMQIHACLLALATNKPVKIVYNRFESFFGHVHRHPAKLYYEHGATKDGKLTHMKCKIVLDGGAYASASPAVVGNASSLSVGPYVLEDVDIEAIALYTNNPPCGAMRGFGAVQACFAYEAQMDKLAAKLGMDPVEFRQLNAMEQGTIMPTGQVVDAPAPVAELLRRVKARPLPPERQWESAGESADVRALPGGLSNTTHGEGVVRGVGYAVGIKNVGFSEGFDDYSTARVTLEVINGEPVAMVHTAMAEVGQGGITVHAQIARTELGVTQVTIHPADTQVGSAGSTSASRQTYMTGGAVKNTCEAVREAVLEIGRRKNGSYHPAWATAELLLEGGKVVTDGGEVLADLADILEGEDAIDIELEFRHAATEPFDLVTGQGNGHVQYTFAAHRAVVEVDTELGLVKVVELATAQDVGKALNMLSVVGQIQGGTTQGLGVAIMEEIIVDPKTAKVRNPSFTDYLIPTILDTPTIPVDVLELADPKAPYGLRGMGEAPTLSSTPAVIAAIRAATGLEINKTPIRPELLTGTL, encoded by the coding sequence ATGGCCCAGAACACGCGCACGGTCCCGGCGGGTACGCCGACCAACGTCACGCAGAAGCACACCAAGGGCGGCATCGGCGAGTCCACGCTGCGCCCGGACGGCACCCTCAAGGTGACCGGTGAGTTCGCGTACTCCTCGGACATGTGGCACGAGGACATGCTGTGGGGCCAGACGCTCCGCAGCCCCGTGGCCCACGCCGAGATCGTCTCGATCGACATCTCCGAGGCCCTGGCGATGCCGGGTGTCTACTCGGTGCTGACGTACGACGACCTGCCGGCCGAGATGAAGAACTACGGCCTCGAGATCCAGGACACCCCGGTTCTCGCCAACGGCCGGGTCCGTCACCACGGTGAGCCGGTCGCCCTCGTGGCCGCCGACCACCCGGAGACCGCCCGCCGCGCGGCCGCCAAGATCAAGATCGACTACCGTGAGCTGCCGCTCGTCACGGACGAGGCCTCCGCCCTCGCCGAGGGCGCGCCGCTGATCCACGAGGGCCGTGACGACCACCACATCGGTCACGTCCCGCACCCGAACATCGTGCACCGCCAGCCGATCATCCGCGGCAACGTGGAAGAGGCCCGCAAGCGCGCCGACGTCATCGTCGAGGGCGAGTACACCTTCGGCATGCAGGACCAGGCCTTCCTCGGCCCGGAGTCCGGCCTGGCCGTGCCGTCCGAGGACGGCGGCGTCGAGCTGTACGTCGCCACCCAGTGGCTGCACTCGGACCTCCAGCAGATCGCCCCGGTCCTGGGCCTGCCGCCGGAGAAGGTCCGCATGACGCTCTCGGGCGTCGGCGGCGCGTTCGGTGGCCGCGAAGACATCTCGATGCAGATCCACGCCTGCCTCCTGGCCCTGGCCACGAACAAGCCGGTCAAGATCGTCTACAACCGCTTCGAGTCCTTCTTCGGCCACGTGCACCGTCACCCGGCGAAGCTGTACTACGAGCACGGCGCCACCAAGGACGGCAAGCTCACGCACATGAAGTGCAAGATCGTCCTGGACGGCGGCGCGTACGCGTCCGCTTCCCCGGCGGTCGTGGGCAACGCCTCCTCCCTCTCGGTCGGTCCGTACGTCCTGGAGGACGTGGACATCGAGGCGATCGCGCTCTACACGAACAACCCGCCCTGTGGCGCGATGCGCGGCTTCGGCGCCGTCCAGGCCTGCTTCGCCTACGAGGCCCAGATGGACAAGCTCGCGGCGAAGCTGGGCATGGATCCGGTCGAGTTCCGCCAGCTCAACGCCATGGAGCAGGGCACGATCATGCCCACCGGTCAGGTCGTGGACGCTCCGGCGCCCGTCGCCGAGCTGCTGCGCCGGGTCAAGGCCCGTCCGCTGCCGCCGGAGCGCCAGTGGGAGTCCGCCGGCGAGAGCGCGGACGTCCGCGCGCTGCCCGGTGGTCTGTCGAACACCACCCACGGTGAAGGCGTCGTCCGCGGCGTCGGCTACGCGGTCGGCATCAAGAACGTCGGCTTCTCCGAGGGCTTCGACGACTACTCCACCGCCCGCGTGACCCTCGAGGTCATCAACGGCGAGCCCGTCGCGATGGTCCACACGGCCATGGCGGAGGTCGGCCAGGGCGGCATCACCGTCCACGCGCAGATCGCCCGTACCGAGCTGGGCGTCACGCAGGTGACCATCCACCCGGCCGACACGCAGGTCGGCTCCGCCGGTTCCACGTCCGCCTCGCGGCAGACGTACATGACCGGTGGCGCGGTGAAGAACACCTGTGAGGCCGTCCGCGAGGCGGTCCTGGAGATCGGCCGGCGCAAGAACGGCTCGTACCACCCCGCGTGGGCGACCGCCGAGCTGCTCCTCGAAGGCGGAAAGGTCGTCACGGACGGCGGAGAGGTCCTCGCGGACCTCGCCGACATCCTGGAGGGCGAGGACGCGATCGACATCGAGCTCGAGTTCCGTCACGCCGCGACCGAGCCCTTCGACCTGGTCACCGGCCAGGGCAACGGCCACGTCCAGTACACCTTCGCCGCGCACCGCGCGGTCGTCGAGGTGGACACCGAGCTCGGCCTCGTCAAGGTCGTCGAGCTGGCGACCGCCCAGGACGTCGGCAAGGCGCTCAACATGCTCTCCGTGGTCGGCCAGATCCAGGGTGGTACCACCCAGGGTCTGGGCGTCGCGATCATGGAAGAGATCATCGTGGACCCGAAGACCGCGAAGGTGCGCAACCCCTCCTTCACGGACTACCTGATCCCGACCATCCTCGACACCCCGACCATCCCGGTCGACGTCCTGGAGCTCGCCGACCCGAAGGCCCCGTACGGCCTGCGCGGCATGGGCGAGGCCCCGACCCTCTCGTCCACCCCGGCCGTCATCGCGGCGATCCGGGCGGCGACCGGTCTGGAGATCAACAAGACGCCGATCCGTCCGGAACTGCTCACCGGCACTCTCTAG
- a CDS encoding GNAT family N-acetyltransferase yields MVEIREVPESDIDRALELAYLVFHDRPEKEGRERHHELLSHCTRIGAYDGDAMVGFMAAHAFRLSVPGADLPCPGLTFVSVAPTHRRRGVLTALMGEMLRRAGEAGSPVAALWASEAAIYGRFGYGSATQGATIEIDSTRPLALRIEPDRRPLRLVAPADPADPEAPKDAVAVVGPYHEAARAVRAGRPTRSDRRWTEEWLTEQDEEDEELSPPRIIVLGEPGEPIAGYVLYRTKPDSSTENTGAARTPGLVRVDELEADTPQVAAALWECVASLDLTGRVTAWGRPADDPLLHFAADRDQVRVTAVFPALWLRLVDVAAALTGRSWAAPVELVLELTDVRLPENAGRFLLKAGPDGAAYEPAAGRDPDLTLDVRELAACYLGGTRAVELAAAALVVEHTPGAAAALDAGLRTALLPHTADEF; encoded by the coding sequence ATGGTGGAGATCCGCGAGGTGCCCGAGTCCGACATCGACCGTGCTCTGGAGCTCGCGTACCTGGTCTTCCACGACCGTCCCGAGAAGGAGGGGCGCGAGCGGCACCACGAGCTGCTCAGCCACTGCACGCGGATCGGGGCCTACGACGGCGACGCGATGGTCGGCTTCATGGCCGCGCACGCGTTCCGGCTCTCCGTGCCCGGGGCGGACCTGCCCTGCCCCGGGCTCACCTTCGTCTCCGTCGCCCCGACCCACCGGCGGCGCGGCGTACTGACCGCCCTGATGGGCGAGATGCTGCGCAGGGCCGGGGAGGCCGGCAGCCCCGTGGCCGCCCTGTGGGCCTCCGAGGCCGCCATCTACGGACGCTTCGGCTACGGCAGCGCCACCCAGGGCGCCACCATCGAGATCGACTCCACCCGGCCGCTGGCCCTGCGCATCGAGCCGGACCGGCGGCCGCTGCGCCTGGTCGCCCCCGCGGACCCCGCGGACCCCGAGGCCCCCAAGGACGCCGTCGCCGTCGTCGGCCCGTACCACGAGGCGGCCCGCGCCGTCCGGGCCGGGCGGCCCACCCGCAGCGACCGGCGCTGGACCGAGGAGTGGCTCACCGAGCAGGACGAAGAGGACGAGGAGCTCAGCCCGCCCCGGATCATCGTCCTGGGGGAACCGGGCGAGCCGATCGCGGGTTACGTCCTCTACCGCACGAAACCCGATTCGAGCACGGAGAACACCGGGGCCGCGCGGACCCCCGGCCTGGTCCGGGTCGACGAACTGGAGGCCGACACCCCGCAGGTCGCCGCCGCCCTGTGGGAGTGCGTGGCCTCCCTCGACCTCACCGGCCGGGTCACCGCGTGGGGCCGGCCGGCCGACGACCCGCTGCTGCACTTCGCCGCCGACCGGGACCAGGTCCGGGTCACCGCCGTGTTCCCGGCGCTCTGGCTGAGGCTGGTCGACGTGGCGGCGGCACTGACCGGGCGGTCGTGGGCCGCGCCCGTGGAACTCGTACTCGAGCTGACCGACGTACGGCTGCCCGAGAACGCGGGGCGGTTCCTCCTGAAGGCCGGGCCGGACGGGGCGGCGTACGAGCCCGCCGCGGGCCGGGACCCGGACCTGACCCTGGACGTACGGGAGCTCGCGGCCTGCTACCTCGGCGGGACCCGGGCCGTCGAACTGGCCGCGGCCGCGCTGGTGGTGGAGCACACGCCCGGCGCGGCGGCGGCCCTGGACGCGGGGCTGCGCACCGCGCTGCTGCCGCATACGGCGGACGAGTTCTGA
- a CDS encoding terpene synthase family protein produces MTQPFQLPDFYVPYPARLNPHLEDARVHTKKWARDFGMLEGSGVWEESDLDSHDYALLCSYTHPDCGSEVLSLVTDWYVWVFFFDDHFLEMFKRSQDRAGAKTYLDRLGAFMPMDLADGFPEATNPVEAGLADLWARTVPAMSMDWRERFSLSTKNLLDESMWELANINIGRVSNPLEYIEMRRKVGGAPWSAGLIEYVSAEVPARVAHSRPLGVLRDAFSDAVHIRNDIFSYQREVSEEGELSNAILVLETFLDCSTQEAAEASNDLLTSRLQQFEQTALAELPQLFADHAMNPAEIGAVLAYAKGLQDWQSGGHEWHMVSSRYMNKEARATAPLTLPFMPSGLGTTALDLRSILAPRALELRKRSFTHVPFEPTGPSVVPDVYMPFPLTLSPHHARAREESVAWAGEMGLIDPQPGDPGSAIWNEEKLRGYDFALCSAGIDPDATPEALALNACWLTWGTYGDDYYPVVFAQSKNLPAAKATTARLVAMIPVDHAEQPVGLTAMERSLGDLWVRTSKDMTPEVRAEFRATLVSMLQSWLWEMENQIQNRIPDPVDYAEMRRHTFGSHLTMYLCRLGQAGRGIPDDIYASGTIRSLENAAADSACLMNDIFSYQKEVEVEGEVHNYVLVTRNFFDIGYEEALHICHSLMTQRTEEFEHIVANQLPLLYEDWKLDAGARAGLDAYVGELKDWLAGILNWHEKTVRYREEDLHRLGDGISTGVLSSDFGMSAARISLPTR; encoded by the coding sequence GTGACGCAGCCGTTTCAACTGCCGGATTTCTATGTGCCTTATCCGGCACGACTGAACCCCCACCTGGAGGACGCCAGGGTCCACACCAAGAAGTGGGCCCGCGACTTCGGGATGCTGGAAGGTTCCGGCGTCTGGGAGGAGAGCGACCTCGACTCGCACGACTACGCCCTGCTCTGCTCGTACACCCACCCCGACTGCGGCAGCGAGGTGCTGTCCCTGGTCACCGACTGGTACGTGTGGGTGTTCTTCTTCGACGACCACTTCCTGGAGATGTTCAAGCGCTCCCAGGACCGCGCGGGCGCCAAGACCTATCTCGACCGGCTCGGCGCCTTCATGCCCATGGACCTGGCGGACGGGTTCCCCGAGGCCACCAATCCCGTCGAGGCCGGACTCGCCGACCTGTGGGCCCGTACCGTCCCGGCCATGTCGATGGACTGGCGGGAACGGTTCTCCCTGTCCACCAAGAACCTGCTCGACGAGTCGATGTGGGAGCTCGCCAACATCAACATCGGGCGGGTCTCCAACCCCCTCGAATACATCGAGATGCGCCGCAAGGTCGGCGGTGCGCCCTGGTCGGCCGGCCTCATCGAGTACGTCTCCGCAGAGGTTCCGGCCCGCGTCGCGCACTCCCGTCCCCTCGGCGTGCTGCGCGATGCCTTCTCCGACGCCGTGCACATCAGGAACGACATCTTCTCCTACCAGCGCGAGGTCTCCGAGGAGGGCGAACTCTCCAACGCCATCCTGGTGCTGGAGACCTTCCTCGACTGCAGCACCCAGGAGGCCGCCGAGGCCTCCAACGACCTCCTCACCTCCCGGCTCCAGCAGTTCGAGCAGACCGCGCTCGCCGAACTCCCCCAGCTCTTCGCCGACCACGCCATGAACCCGGCGGAGATCGGCGCCGTCCTCGCCTACGCCAAGGGGCTCCAGGACTGGCAGTCCGGCGGCCACGAGTGGCACATGGTCTCCAGCCGCTACATGAACAAGGAGGCCCGGGCCACCGCTCCGCTCACCCTGCCGTTCATGCCCTCGGGCCTCGGCACCACCGCACTCGACCTCCGCTCGATCCTCGCCCCCCGCGCCCTGGAACTGCGCAAACGATCCTTCACCCACGTCCCCTTCGAGCCCACCGGCCCGTCGGTCGTACCCGACGTCTACATGCCGTTCCCGCTGACCCTCAGCCCCCACCACGCCCGCGCCCGCGAGGAGTCCGTCGCCTGGGCCGGGGAGATGGGCCTGATCGATCCGCAGCCCGGCGACCCCGGCTCGGCGATCTGGAACGAGGAGAAGCTGCGCGGCTACGACTTCGCGCTCTGTTCCGCGGGCATCGACCCCGACGCCACCCCCGAGGCCCTGGCCCTCAACGCCTGCTGGCTGACCTGGGGCACGTACGGGGACGACTACTACCCGGTGGTCTTCGCCCAGTCCAAGAACCTGCCGGCCGCCAAGGCCACCACCGCGCGGCTCGTCGCCATGATCCCGGTGGACCACGCGGAGCAGCCGGTGGGGCTGACCGCGATGGAGCGCTCCCTCGGCGACCTGTGGGTGCGCACCAGCAAGGACATGACCCCCGAGGTCCGGGCCGAGTTCCGGGCCACCCTCGTGAGCATGCTGCAGAGCTGGCTGTGGGAGATGGAGAACCAGATCCAGAACCGCATCCCCGATCCGGTGGACTACGCGGAGATGCGCCGGCACACCTTCGGCTCGCACCTCACGATGTACCTGTGCCGGCTGGGCCAGGCGGGCCGGGGCATCCCCGACGACATCTACGCCTCGGGCACCATCCGCTCCCTGGAGAACGCGGCCGCCGACTCCGCGTGCCTGATGAACGACATCTTCTCGTACCAGAAGGAGGTGGAGGTCGAGGGCGAGGTGCACAACTACGTGCTCGTCACCCGCAACTTCTTCGACATCGGGTACGAGGAGGCGCTGCACATCTGCCACTCGCTGATGACCCAGCGCACCGAGGAGTTCGAGCACATCGTGGCCAACCAGCTGCCGCTGCTCTACGAGGACTGGAAGCTGGACGCCGGGGCCCGGGCCGGACTCGACGCGTACGTCGGCGAGTTGAAGGACTGGCTGGCCGGAATCCTGAACTGGCACGAGAAGACGGTCCGTTACCGCGAGGAGGACCTGCACCGCCTGGGTGACGGGATCTCCACCGGGGTCCTGAGCTCCGACTTCGGCATGTCGGCGGCCCGAATCTCCCTGCCCACCCGCTGA
- a CDS encoding XdhC family protein — MLDIAEELSRWVEQGRDFAVATVVAVGGSAPRQPGAALAVDSDGTAIGSVSGGCVEGAVYELCQQALEDGETVQERFGYSDDDAFAVGLTCGGIIDILVTPVPVGSPAREVFAASLAAAARGEAAAVARIAEGPAELMGRAVLVRGEGSYEGGFGGHPELDRAIADEARAMLDAGKTGVLEIGADGRLCGEPLKVLVESSVPPPRMIVFGAIDFASALVRIGKFLGYRVTLCDARPVFATKNRFPEADEIVVDWPHRYLEEQASAGTVDGRTVLCVLTHDAKFDVPLLELALKLPVAYVGAMGSRRTHEDRNKRLREVGVTELELARLRSPIGLDLGARSPEETALSIAAEIVANRRGGTGAALTGAHIPIHPDVANTVISRIGSVA; from the coding sequence ATGCTGGATATCGCCGAAGAGTTGAGCCGGTGGGTCGAGCAGGGACGCGATTTCGCCGTCGCCACAGTCGTGGCGGTCGGCGGGAGCGCACCCAGGCAGCCCGGAGCGGCCCTCGCCGTCGACAGTGACGGCACGGCCATCGGTTCGGTCTCCGGCGGATGCGTGGAGGGTGCGGTGTACGAGCTGTGCCAGCAGGCGCTCGAGGACGGCGAGACCGTCCAGGAGCGCTTCGGGTACAGCGATGACGATGCCTTCGCCGTCGGACTGACCTGCGGCGGAATCATCGACATCCTGGTGACCCCGGTCCCCGTGGGCTCTCCCGCCCGGGAGGTGTTCGCGGCTTCGCTGGCCGCCGCCGCCCGCGGGGAGGCGGCGGCGGTCGCCCGGATCGCCGAGGGCCCGGCCGAGCTCATGGGCCGCGCCGTACTCGTCCGGGGCGAAGGCTCCTACGAGGGCGGGTTCGGCGGCCACCCCGAGCTGGACCGCGCCATCGCCGACGAGGCGCGGGCCATGCTCGACGCCGGCAAGACCGGCGTGCTGGAGATCGGGGCCGACGGTCGCCTCTGCGGAGAGCCGCTCAAGGTGCTGGTCGAGTCCAGTGTCCCGCCGCCCCGGATGATCGTCTTCGGGGCCATCGACTTCGCCTCCGCCCTCGTGCGGATCGGCAAGTTCCTCGGCTACCGGGTGACGCTGTGCGACGCCCGGCCCGTGTTCGCCACGAAGAACCGTTTCCCCGAAGCGGACGAGATCGTGGTCGACTGGCCGCACCGTTACCTGGAGGAGCAGGCCTCCGCCGGTACGGTCGACGGCCGGACGGTCCTGTGCGTCCTCACGCACGACGCCAAGTTCGATGTCCCGCTCCTCGAACTGGCCCTCAAGCTTCCCGTCGCCTACGTCGGCGCCATGGGCTCCCGCCGCACCCACGAGGACCGCAACAAGCGGCTCCGCGAGGTCGGCGTGACCGAGCTCGAACTGGCCCGGCTGCGCTCCCCGATCGGCCTGGACCTCGGGGCCCGCTCCCCGGAGGAGACCGCGCTGTCCATCGCCGCCGAGATCGTCGCCAACCGGCGCGGCGGCACCGGCGCGGCCCTGACCGGTGCGCACATCCCGATCCACCCGGACGTCGCGAACACGGTGATCAGCAGGATCGGTTCCGTCGCTTGA